In one window of Gossypium hirsutum isolate 1008001.06 chromosome A01, Gossypium_hirsutum_v2.1, whole genome shotgun sequence DNA:
- the LOC107925347 gene encoding probable plastid-lipid-associated protein 4, chloroplastic codes for MALSPILHTILTTSVSAPSPKLPPSISSPQRFPFLTKPLRPNAFNLSTSSSAPDQKWRVNVSFFPAFLNKGKDAKVLKQDLLDCIAPLDRGADATPEDQQRVDQLASKLEAVNPTKQPLKSDLLNGKWELIYTTSKSILQTQRPKFLRSSTNYQAINVDTFRAQNMESWPFFNQVTADLTPLNARKVAVKFDYFKIGGLIPIKAPGRARGELEITYLDEELRISRGDLGNLFILKMIDPSYRVPV; via the exons ATGGCCTTATCTCCAATCCTCCATACAATTCTCACCACCTCTGTCTCTGCCCCATCCCCTAAGCTTCCCCCTTCTATCTCTTCACCCCAACGCTTTCCCTTCTTAACCAAACCCCTCCGACCCAATGCCTTCAAtctctcaacatcatcatcagCTCCTGATCAGAAATGGAGGGTTAACGTTTCTTTCTTCCCAGCTTTTTTAAACAAAGGCAAGGACGCTAAGGTTCTCAAGCAAGACCTTCTTGATTGCATTGCACCACTTGACCGAGGTGCCGATGCCACCCCCGAGGACCAGCAGAGAGTTGATCAG TTAGCAAGCAAACTTGAAGCAGTTAATCCCACAAAGCAGCCTCTGAAATCTGATTTACTAAATGGAAAATGGGAGCTTATTTACACCACTTCCAAATCTATTTTGCAAACTCAG AGACCCAAATTCCTAAGATCTTCTACAAACTACCAAGCAATCAATGTGGATACATTTAGGGCCCAAAACATGGAATCTTGGCCTTTCTTCAACCAG GTTACAGCAGATTTAACACCTCTGAATGCAAGGAAAGTGGCTGTAAAATTTGATTATTTCAAAATTGGAGGTTTG ATACCTATAAAGGCACCTGGAAGAGCTCGTGGTGAACTAGAGATTACTTATTTGGATGAAGAACTGAG GATATCAAGAGGTGATTTAGGAAACTTGTTCATCTTGAAAATGATCGACCCTTCTTACCGCGTCCCTGTCTAG
- the LOC107925464 gene encoding uncharacterized protein — MFAKLPVTHQKASTLGFSHLISSNKDVSKLGYFSINSASCHKLRFKFVGAHGDRWKHTNAVQESINSWLSKTQHFLTEVTLPLVKTGQIGKPDPGNEVDTQDMDDIFLGEQTIASSMPNGNLSFAAIVSIEQFCRLNGLTGQKMQNIFKALVPKPVYDDARNLVEYCCFRFLSRDASSLHPCLKEPAFQRLIFITMIAWENPYSGKNDLRAHASRKASFQGKLVGEEAFTRIAPAIPGVADHPTVDNLFKALAGDEKGISLRVWLTYIHELLKVHEARKSYQIQEYPHLSEERILYTGSSRKQPVLKWENNMAWPGKLTLTDKALYFEAVGIQGPKEAIRLDLTEHGLQVKKVKVGPFNSGVFDSGVAVSSGPGSKWVLEFVDLGGELGRDVWHAFISEIIALHKFLSEYGPDDDDQSLFQVFGSHKGKDKATTGAINGIARLQALQSLRKLLDDPIKLVPFSFLQNAPRGDAVFQTLAVNYWGGHLVAELTDAGYPQAQGMSPCKEEYEISDHVFDIDGSVYLRKWMRSPSWGSSASISFWKHSSVRQAVVLNKNLVIADETLVERAATICKQKYQAAERTQATIDAAKLQGIPSNIDLFKELILPFALTARNFEKLKRWEEPHLTLSFLAFTYTIIFRNLLPYVFPATLIVLAICMLTLKGLKKQGRLGRSFGKVTICDQPPSNTIQKIVALKDAMRDVECYLQNLNVTLLKLRTILLAGQPQVTTEVALVLLSSATILLIVPFKYVIAFLLCDLFTQELKFRREMVKKFLSFLKERWLTVPAAPVIVLPFEDRESGAANQRSQMDRKSNQKEGRSVTRLESF, encoded by the exons atgtttgCAAAGTTGCCGGTTACCCACCAAAAAGCTTCAACTTTGGGGTTTAGTCATTTGATTTCCAGTAATAAAGATGTTTCCAAGCTCGGGTATTTCTCAATAAACTCTGCTTCATGCCATAAGCTAAGGTTCAAGTTTGTGGGAGCTCATGGGGATAGATGGAAGCATACCA ATGCTGTGCAAGAAAGCATAAATTCGTGGTTGTCAAAAACCCAGCATTTTTTGACTGAGGTAACTTTGCCTCTAGTAAAAACTGGTCAAATTGGAAAGCCTGATCCTGGAAATGAGGTTGACACTCAAGACATGGATGACATATTCTTGGGAGAACAGACTATTGCTAGTAGTATGCCTAATGGAAATCTATCATTTGCTGCTATTGTGTCTATTGAGCAGTTTTGCAG GTTGAATGGATTGACTGGACAAAAGATGCAAAACATATTTAAAGCTCTTGTTCCTAAACCTGTGTATGATGATGCTCGTAATTTGGTGGAGTATTGCTGCTTTAGGTTCTTGTCAAGGGATGCCTCCTCTCTTCATCCCTGCCTGAAG GAACCTGCATTCCAGAGACTAATTTTCATCACAATGATTGCTTGGGAGAATCCTTACAGTGGTAAAAATGATTTGCGTGCTCATGCTTCGAGAAAAGCTTCTTTTCAG GGAAAGCTGGTGGGAGAAGAAGCCTTCACTCGGATCGCTCCTGCAATTCCTGGTGTAGCTGATCACCCTACAGTGGATAACCTTTTCAAAGCTCTTGCTGGTGATGAAAAGGGCATCTCGTTAAGAGTGTGGCTAACTTATATTCATGAACTTCTCAA AGTGCATGAAGCAAGGAAATCATATCAAATCCAAGAATATCCTCATCTCTCAGAGGAAAGAATTTTGTACACTGGTTCTAGCAGGAAACAACCTGTTCTAAAATGGGAGAATAACATGGCATGGCCAGGAAAACTTACTCTAACAGATAAAGCACTGTATTTTGAG GCAGTTGGAATTCAAGGTCCGAAAGAAGCAATAAGACTTGATCTTACAGAGCATGGATTGCAAGTGAAGAAAGTGAAAGTTGGACCTTTCAATTCAGGGGTTTTTGACTCTGGAGTAGCTGTTTCATCAGGCCCAGG GTCAAAGTGGGTGCTGGAGTTTGTTGACTTGGGAGGTGAATTGGGACGAGATGTTTGGCATGCATTTATCAGTGAAATTATTGCTCTACACAAGTTTCTTAGCGAGTATGGACCAGATGATGATGACCAATCGCTATTTCAAGTATTTGGTTCTCACAAAGGGAAGGACAAGGCAACTACAGGTGCCATTAATGGCATTGCCAGGCTTCAAGCACTCCAATCTTTGCGAAAGTTGTTGGATGATCCAATCAAACTTGTCCCGTTCTCCTTTTTGCAAAATGCACCCCGTGGGGATGCTGTTTTCCAAACTCTAGCTGTAAATTATTGGGGTGGTCATTTAGTTGCAGAACTTACAGATGCAGGTTATCCTCAAGCTCAAGGAATGAGCCCTTGCAAAGAGGAATATGAAATCAGTGATCACGTGTTTGACATAGATGGTAGTGTTTACTTGCGGAAGTGGATGAGATCTCCATCTTGGGGTTCTAGTGCTTCCATTAGTTTTTGGAAGCATTCCTCTGTTAGACAAGCAGTTGTGTTAAATAAAAATCTTGTTATAGCTGATGAGACCCTGGTAGAAAGGGCAGCAACAATCTGCAAACAGAAGTACCAGGCTGCAGAGAGAACTCAAGCCACAATTGATGCTGCAAAACTTCAAGGAATACCCAGTAATATTGACCTTTTCAAG GAACTTATTCTTCCCTTCGCATTAACTGCTAGGAATTTTGAAAAGCTTAAACGCTGGGAGGAGCCGCACCTGACTCTCTCTTTTCTTGCATTCACTTATACGATTATTTTCAG GAATCTGCTACCGTATGTGTTTCCCGCAACATTGATTGTTTTAGCCATTTGCATGCTAACCCTTAAAGGGCTCAAGAAGCAGGGTCGTCTGGGTAGATCTTTTGGAAAAGTCACGATCTGTGATCAGCCACCTTCGAATACTATTCAGAAGATTGTAGCTCTAAAAGATGCGATGCGTGATGTGGAATGCTATCTCCAGAATCTGAATGTTACTCTACTGAAATTACGCACGATTCTCCTAGCAGGTCAGCCTCAG GTAACAACTGAGGTTGCACTGGTGTTGTTATCATCTGCAACCATTCTTCTCATTGTTCCTTTCAAGTATGTTATTGCCTTTCTTCTATGTGATCTCTTCACTCAAGAGCTCAAATTCAGGAGGGAAATGGTTAAAAAGTTCTTAAGTTTCTTGAAGGAGCGTTGGCTCACCGTGCCTGCAGCCCCTGTAATAGTATTACCGTTTGAGGACAGGGAATCCGGAGCTGCAAATCAAAGAAGCCAAATGGATAGGaaaa GCAACCAGAAAGAAGGCAGATCAGTTACGCGGCTAGAAAGTTTTTGA
- the LOC107925365 gene encoding elongation of fatty acids protein 3-like, with amino-acid sequence MDQIYSSLQYWLVNHPKILHFQWTEGQTLGSTPLFLALTVLSYLTLTLLLSRAPLPSLGPNILKPITALHSLNLFLISLIMAVGCTLSIISLPSPLPHIICFPPNTPPTGPFFFWANIFYLSKLLEFIDTLLIILSNSKQRLTFLHVYHHGTVVVMCYLWLRTSQSLFPVALVTNATVHLIMYFYYLLCAMGIRPKWKRLVTNCQIVQFMFSFMVSVMMLYYHFSGLGCSGMLGWCFNAVFNASLLALFLDFHGKSYAAKQKKVAVVVDKDKRS; translated from the coding sequence ATGGACCAAATCTACTCGTCTCTCCAGTATTGGCTAGTGAACCACCCCAAAATCCTCCATTTCCAATGGACGGAAGGTCAAACCCTCGGCTCCACCCCACTCTTCCTCGCTCTCACAGTCCTCTCTTACCTCACACTAACGCTCCTCCTCTCCCGAGCACCGCTCCCTTCCCTTGGTCCCAACATTCTCAAACCCATCACAGCCCTTCATTCCCTCAATCTCTTCCTTATTTCCCTCATCATGGCCGTTGGATGCACCCTCTCCATCATATCCCTTCCATCTCCTTTACCCCACATCATTTGCTTCCCCCCCAACACCCCTCCCACGGGTCCCTTTTTTTTCTGGGCCAACATCTTCTATCTCTCCAAGCTTCTCGAATTCATCGATACCCTTCTGATTATCTTAAGTAATTCTAAGCAAAGGCTGACATTTCTCCACGTCTACCACCATGGGACCGTTGTCGTTATGTGCTACCTTTGGTTACGCACATCCCAGTCGCTGTTCCCGGTAGCACTCGTCACCAATGCCACCGTACATTTAATaatgtacttttactatttgttGTGTGCAATGGGGATTCGTCCCAAGTGGAAGAGACTGGTTACAAATTGCCAGATTGTGCAGTTCATGTTTAGCTTTATGGTTTCTGTTATGATGCTGTACTACCATTTTAGTGGATTGGGTTGTTCAGGGATGTTGGGTTGGTGCTTCAATGCTGTTTTCAATGCCTCTCTTTTGGCTCTTTTTCTTGATTTCCATGGCAAGAGTTATGCTGCCAAACAGAAGAAGGTTGCTGTTGTTGTTGATAAGGATAAACGTTCATGA